One window of Scheffersomyces stipitis CBS 6054 chromosome 1, whole genome shotgun sequence genomic DNA carries:
- the SOU1 gene encoding peroxisomal 2,4- dienoyl-CoA reductase, and sorbitol utilization protein (peroxisomal 2,4- dienoyl-CoA reductase, and sorbitol utilization protein [KO:K00079]): MTNNPSITSHINAAVGPLPTKAPKLASNVLDLFSLKGKVASITGSSAGIGLAVAEAYAQAGADVAIWYNSQPAKEKADKIAKTYGVRCRAYKCNVSDQQDVETTVAQIEADFGTIDIFVANAGVPWTEGESVEIDNFDSWKKVIDLDLSGAYYCAHAAGKIFKKNGKGSMIFTASMSGHIVNIPQFQAPYNAAKAAVLHLSKSLAIEWAPFARVNTISPGYIVTEISDFVSDDIKSKWWQFIPLGREGVTQELVGAYLYFASDASTYTTGSDLIVDGGYCAP, translated from the coding sequence ATGACCAACAACCCGAGCATCACCTCTCATATCAACGCTGCCGTGGGTCCTCTCCCTACTAAGGCTCCCAAACTTGCGTCTAACGTGTTGGATTTATTTTCTCTCAAGGGTAAGGTAGCTTCCATTACTGGCTCTTCAGCCGGGATAGGTCTTGCTGTAGCCGAGGCATACGCTCAGGCTGGTGCTGATGTTGCAATCTGGTACAACTCCCAGCCTGCTAAGGAAAAGGCCGACAAGATAGCCAAGACGTATGGTGTACGTTGCAGAGCTTATAAGTGTAATGTTTCAGATCAGCAGGATGTTGAAACCACTGTGGCTCAGATCGAGGCTGACTTTGGCACCATAGATATCTTTGTTGCCAATGCCGGTGTTCCCTGGACTGAAGGCGAAAGTGTAGAAATTGACAACTTTGACTCCTGGAAAAAGGTCATAGACTTAGACTTGTCTGGGGCTTACTACTGTGCACATGCGGCTGGTAAGATCTTTAAGAAAAACGGCAAGGGCTCCATGATTTTCACCGCTTCTATGTCTGGTCACATTGTGAATATTCCTCAATTCCAGGCTCCTTACAACGCTGCCAAGGCTGCGGTGTTGCACTTGAGCAAATCGTTGGCTATAGAATGGGCTCCTTTTGCCAGAGTCAATACGATTTCGCCAGGATACATTGTCACCGAGATCTCGGACTTTGTCTCAGACGACATCAAGTCCAAGTGGTGGCAGTTTATTCCTCTTGGTAGAGAGGGAGTCACACAAGAGTTGGTTGGTGCCTACTTGTACTTTGCTTCTGATGCCTCTACATATACTACGGGATCAGATCTTATCGTCGATGGAGGCTACTGTGCGCCATAG